The genomic segment CTATTATGGCAGAGCGCGCCCGGTATGGGGGTAGAGACCTCAGAGGCTAGTATAGGCCTCTACAAGGATTTCCATGAGAATGAAATACACATTTACTATTCGTCGCTGTTTAAGGGCAAGCAAAAATCGTTTACACATCCTACACCTCCCTACTTTTTAGTTTTATCCTTCGGTATTTGCTTTTCATTTTCTGTTTGTCAAATTAAAAGGGATGTATAGAACTGTCAAGGTCATTTTTATTTTTGTAAGTCCTTTACTATGTATTCTTGCGGGGGGCCGGGGGCCGCGACAGACCTGACGCAGAAAGGAGGAGACAGTGAAAGCCACCGACCCGGTGCCCCCGGAGAAGGGGGTGGGCCGGGACCGGGGCCCGGCCCAGGGGGAAGGCCTTCCCCCTCCCTATGATAGCAAAGCGTAGTAAATTATGAATTTTTTTTGTATCCTCTTGTATACACTACAGGGTATCGTCTCTTGAATTTTTCTGCTAAGACAATTATAATTTATTATGTTGAAAGCAATAAGAAACGCCATATTTTCAATGGACACGGTGGCACAGAATTTGCTGCATTCCTTATATCATGAAACATAGTATCGAAGGAATATCAGAAGAAATAAAAACCGAACTTGTACGGAAGTCAATTCATCTGATGATTGCCGTGGCGCCAAGTCTGGCGGCTATCGATCGTTCCTTTACGATGTTTCTGTTAAGTGGAGGGGTACTGCTGTACACCTACCTGGAAAATCTGCGTCGTGAGGGGGTGAGCATTCCTCTCATTTCGACGATTACCCTGCGAGCTTCCCGTAAACGGGATGAGGGGCGTTTTGTTATGGGCCCCATCACCTTAGGGTTGGGGGCACTGCTCGCCCTGCTCCTGTATCCTTCCCCGGCTTCGAGCGTGGCGATTTATAGCCTTGCCTTTGGGGACGGGTTCGCAAGTCTTGTGGGGAAATTGGCAGGACGCTATCGGCCCACATGGCTCATGGGGAAAAGCCTGGAAGGGTCCCTGGCCTGCTTTGTGGCGGTACTGTTGGTTTCCTACCGGATAACGCAGCGGCTTGCTCTTTCTGTGGTGGTAGCCCTGGTTACAACTATTATTGAAGCCCTTCCCCTGGAAGATTTTGATAATATCCTGATTCCCGTCGCGGCAGGTTTTACCGTGATGGTTCTCTTATAGAAGAGCCGCTTTTTGCGGCCCCTCTTATTACTTTAACGTTGCAACTCCTATTATTTAACAAGGTGAATTCACAACAAGATAAGCCAGCGGGGCACCGTCCTAAAAGATTCGTACCTCAGGTAAAGGTTGTGATAGGATAGACGGAAAAACAGCGCGGGTAGGGCGGTCGCTCAAACAGGACGGATTCATTTTTCTTAAAAAATGCTACCACTAAAAGAGCATGCCGCGTAACACACCCCAGTCGAACACCGCAGCCCTCGGGATTACAACCACCGATAGTAGGTATGATAACTGGTAAGAAGCATATACAGTCCACTAATAAGGAGAGGAAGACCCACAAGAAGGGTAATCCAGGTATCAGAAAAAACACAGAATTCTCTTCCCAAATACAGAAGAATCACCGCAAGGGCCGCCTTAATAAAAAGGCGGGAACCTCGATTCGTCACCGCGATAATAAAGCTGAGGGCGGTTAAAAGGACCAATACAAGTTCAATCACCATGAAATAGCTCCCATACTTCGAAAACCCCATAAGGGTAGTATCCCAGAGGCTGCTATTGATGGGAATTGTCGAAATAATAGGCATCATGAGGGCAAGGCTGAGAAAAATAATATTGCTGTAGCGGGGGAAATTGAGCCCCGCCGCATAGAGTCCCGCCAAGAATAAAAAGATACTACCCCCCAGACGACCTGCCAACACAATCCGTGTCGCAAGGGTGATATACGAATAAGAGAGATTTTGATCGATTACCAGGGGGACCACACAGCGGGATAGCTCTAAGGAAAGAGAAAAAAGAAACAACACCGTACACAATACTTCGGGGACGTGGGTTTTTTCAAAGAAAAAATACACGAGGATTAAACTAATTAAACTAATAAGGGAAAGAGAAAAAGAGGAAACCAGGGGAGTATAAACGCTCATTTTGAAAAAACGAACCCCCAGCGAGGCAATACCGGAGGCAGGACGGGAACTTGCCTTTTGCATTGCAGGGACCGTTCCTTTTAGTATATCAGGAAGTAAAAATCCTATAAAAAGATAACAGATAAGGATAAATAGAATACCGAAAAGAATCAGTTTATTTCTCGTCGAAAGGGTCATACTGTTAGATTAGCCGTTTCGCCGGGAGAGTACAAGAGAGAAAGCGCAATTTTTACTCGAAACTCAAGATATGTCTAATTATACCGATTACTTATACGTAAGGAGTATGTTCATGAAAAGGACCCACATGCCGAGAATAGTGTTCTGTATTCTCATACTGATAGTAAGTGTTGCGGGGCACCTCTGTGCCGGAGAGGTGGCTACGTTTGTTGATCTCGGTTTTTCACCGGATGGGAAGTATTATCTCTTCGGGCAATATGGAGTCACTGACAAAACCCTTTTACCCTGGGCAGAACTTTTTTTTGTGGATGTAGATAAAAACAATTTTGTGCCCGGCGGGAAAAAACAGTACCTTCATACCGGGCAAATTGTTCTTGGTCAGGATGGTTCAGGGGCCCTGTACAAATTACTGCTGGCCAATAAGGATCTTATACAAAAATACAATATTGATTTTTTACGTCAGAGTACGCCCCTTTATATAACTCCGGATGGTGAAAAACAGGAAGCTTCCGATCCCATCGAATTCCGGGATTTTGCCACCGGAAGGTCTTTCAAGGCCTCCCTTACTCAATATGTGGAAGGGGCGGGGAAAAATCTGAGCTCTTCATTTTTTATCAATCTCGAAGTTACCGACGCTAAAGGGAACACAAAAAAATACCTCGTGGGAACCCCTTCCCTGAAGCGTCCTCTCATAGCTTCCTACATGATCCGGAAGGCCATGATTGCTCCTCAGGATGGGTCTCTGATCTTTATTATCGAAATGAAACGGGTCGCCGATCAGGGATTCGACATTCGCTACATGGTGGAGGCCGTACGGATTCCCTAAGAGAAATTACTCCCCGAGGGCGAAACACCGAGGTTCCTACCCTTTCACACCCTAAAAGGGGGCACCACTCACGAGGGGGCGCAATAGTTGGGTTACCGGTCCTTCCTCTTCCAAGAAACGGACGTAGAGCCGGGGAGCAAGAGGAAGCTGTCGCCATAGGCCTTCTTTTTGAAGATCCAAGGCAAGGGGGAAGAGGTCTTCTTTCTGTATCCTTTGCCGCAGTTGGATAAAAAAGTATCTTCCTACCGGAACTTCAAGCCCTTCTCCGGTGGGAGCATCAAGAACACCAACCATTCCTGCAGAAGCAAAGTATCGTTCCTCTATCGGCTCAAAGGAAGCGGCCTCCTGAGGTTCTAACTCAAAGCATACCACCATTTCTTTTTCGCCCCGTTCCGCAAAGGGATCCCTCTGGGAAACGGGGGCATACACTAACGGTGCCCGTAATTCAAGAAGATAGTAGGGGTCTTCCATGACCGGGAGTGTACCGGGAATTACCAAAAAGGAAAAGAGCCCTAATGGGCGCTACTTTTTCTCAAAACATTCAAGTGGTAGTATTCTTTTGCTCCTACCTATTTTTAGCACTAATAGGAATAGGAGGTTAGAATGAAAACAATGCGCAACGCCTTCTACGGCGGAGGCATCTTACTTTTTCTTCTTTTAGGAGGTGCCTGTACTGCACCTCGACAAAACCCTCTGGACTTTATTTCCTCGGAGATACGGCCACCGGTTTTTCTTGGGGCCACATCCCTCGATACTCAAACTTTTGAACTCCAATTTTCGGCCGAAGTAGAACTTGAGCATGTTTCCTTCGATCTTCCTACCTCGGGGATAGAGGTACAACATGGGGCTACCTGCCGCATTGTGAGCGAGACCGCCTTTCCGGGGGGTGCAAAAATCACCATTTCAGGGAGAGCCCGGGATACCCAGAACAACACCCTTGATTTCATTGTTCCCCTGCGGGTTCGCAATGACCGGATTCCCGCCCTTATAATTACCGAAGTGCGAACCGAGTACTCCAAACCTAAGGTAGAATTTATTGAACTGTATACCCGTTCTGCCGGCAATTTAGGAGGATTACGCATTGTCAGTTCGTCCTGCTTTCTTGAGGCTCCCCTCTATGAGTTTGAGCCTACGGAAGTTCGACAAGGGGAATACGTGGTGGTCCACCTCCGAAGCATAGAAGAGGGCCTTCAGGATGAGCGGGGAGAAAACCTCGCCCTTTCAGGGGGTACCGAAGCCCATCCGGAGGCCCGGGATTTCTGGCTTCCGGGGAACACAAAAAAAATTCGGAAAACCGACGGGATTGCCCTCATTGACCAGGATAACCGTGTCCTTGATGCTCTTCTTATAAGTGAGACCGCCGAAGGCTCGTGGCAAAAAAACGAGATGACAGAATTTTGCTCTTTTCTTACCAGTCACAACGCGTGGACAGGGGCCTCGGCAACACTTCTTCCCGCCGATGCGGTAATGAGTAGCTATACCACCACCACCCGCACCATCTGCCGGGACGAGTCTCGCGAAGACAGCCACACCGCCGCCGATTGGTATGTTACGGCCACGAGCGGCGCAAGTCCCGGACAGCCTAATAAAACAACCCGCTACGAGCCTACCTCTAAGAAGATACCAAAGTAAGAGGACTTGGCATCTCTTAACTCCGGCCCCCTCGAGTATGAGTCTTTATAGTAAATCTTTAAAGAGATTTTCTATCTCATGCCGGGGGAGGGCCCCTACTTTTTGGCGAACTACTTCACCATTCTTAAAAACCATTAGGGTAGGGATAGAAACAATATCATAGCGGCCCGCTAATTCGTTTTCTTCATCCACATTCACCTTTCCTACTTTAAGACGCCCGGCATACTGATCCGCAATTTGTTCCAGTAAGGGAGCTATCATCTTACAGGGCATACACCATTGGGCCCAGAAATCCACTAAAACTGGAACGGATGATTTAAGAACCTCTGATTCAAAATTAGAAGCCGTCAGCGTCACTTCCCTCTCCATAGGAAACTCCTTCTAGGAAAAGAATCAAATCCAAATCCTCAGGGATTTGCCTGTTATCGGACAGCCCCAACGGGAAGCCAGATAACACAAGGGCAGTTCTATCTTTAAGGAACACTAGTCTTAGTATACTAACAATCTGTGGAGAAGAAAAGGCATCTTAGAATCTGCTATACTAAATCGGACAAATCCGCTATAGTAGGGCCATGTTTGCAACTTTTTTACCTATCCTTTTTACGATCTTTGTAGTGATTGATCCATTGGGCCTCGTGCCTATTTATATTGGTCTTTCTTCCCATCTTGAAGTGCATGAAAAGAATCGCACCATCCGGCGGGCGGTACTTACCGCTTTTCTGGTGCTCTTCCTTTTTATACTGGCCGGGAAATGGCTCCTCCAGTTACTCCACATTCACCCCGGTTCTTTCTGTATTGCGGGAGGTATTCTCCTTTTTATTGTTTCGATGGAGATGCTCTTTGGCCAGGCCACAAAATCAAAGGTTTCTAACCAGGAACAGCAGGGCCCCTCTGATGAAGAAGAACGAATATCCGTGGCGGTCTTCCCTCTGGCAATTCCCCTTTTAGCAGGACCTGGCGCCATTACCACCATCCTTCTCTACACCAGTACGGAAGGAGAAATCATCCCGATTATGGTCATGCTGGTTATCTCCGTGGCTTTTACGCTGGGTGTAGCCGCGCTGGCCATGAAAGGTTCCCACATGGTAATTCATGCGTTGGGTAAAACGGGCGTTTCGGTGATAGAACGAATCATGGGGCTTTTACTTTCAGGGCTTTCGGTGCAATTTGTGTATGATGGGCTTGTAAAACTCCACATCCTTTCGCCGGGAATTCTGTAAGGAGGATTCCCATGGGAACCATAGAATTACTTGCCCCCGCGGGCTCTCCGGAAGCGTTAGACGCAGCAATCCACGAAGGGGCCGATGCGGTATACCTGGGGCTTAAAACCTTCAATGCCCGCTTGCGGACCACTAACTTTGCCTATTCCCAATTTGAGGCAGCGGTCCAGGCCCTTCATCGGCAGAGAAAAAAGATATACGTGACGGTAAACACAGTATTCGAAGAACGGGAGACAGAACGGATATACCAATTTTTGCACTATCTCGCTTCGGTAGGCCCCGATGCCCTTATTGTGCAGGATTTTGGAATAGCCCAGTTGGTCCGGACCTACTTTCCTTCCTTAAAGCTTCACGCATCCACCCAGATGAACATTGCCAGCAGCGATGGGGCCAATTTCCTTTCCAAACAGGGCTTTTCCCGGGTAGTCCTTGCCCGAGAACTAGACATGGAAGAGATTGAACATATTCGCAGCCATACGGCCCTGGAGCTAGAGGTCTTTGTACATGGTGCCCTGTGCATTAGTGCCTCGGGGCTCTGTCTTTTTTCCAGTTACCTGGGAGGGAAATCCGCTAATCGAGGGATGTGTACTCAGGCATGTCGACGGCTCTATAGGGCGGAGGATAAAGAGGGGTATTATTTTAGCCCGGCGGATCTCCAGCTTATAGAAAAGGTCCCCCATCTTGCGGACATCGGTATCCAGGCCCTTAAAATTGAAGGCCGCATGAAAAGCGCCGAGTATGTGGGTACGGTGGTAGCGGCGTATCGCCATCTCCTGGACAACCTCGAGGGAAACCGGGAAAAGGCTCTGCAAGAAGCGCTCACCATGCTTCGCAACGACTTTGCCCGACCGAAAACGATGTTCTACCACGACCATACAAGCCCCACCCAGTGGCTTAATCCGGAGCAGGCGGGGGGCACAGGAATACCCCTCGGGCCTATTCTTCAGGTCCGGAGAAAGGGAGAAGAGTTCCAGGGGCTCATTGCCTCCCCCGACGTACTCTTGCAAGCCGGCGATTCTCTCCGTTTTCACAAAGCAAACGATTCCAAACGACAATCCCTTAAAATTCATCACCTTGAAGCGGGGGATCGAGGAATGTGGATTCCCATTCCCGAAGGATTTGGGGTTCGCGATACGGTATACATCATACAAACAAAGGCCATGACAAAACGCTACCCCTCCGTACTGCCCCGGGATCTTTCACCTTATAAACGACATCCCCGGCGAATCCCTGCCCCCGAGTGTACGGTACCACGGCCAGAAAAAAGCGAACTAGGACACCTTCCAGAGGGCCTCTACGTGGGAGTCCGAAACCGGGAGGACCTCTATGTGATCCAGGCCCATAGGCCTAACCGGGTCCTGGTTTCCTATACCCGGGATATGGCCCGCTGGTTCCTAGAAGAAACAACGCCCCTCCCCTTTTCTAAGAAAGAGCTCATCCTGGTATTGGACCCCTACTACCCGGAAAAGACCCAGGAACTGCTCCACCAGGAAATCCCCCTGCTTTTGGAAAGGGGCTTTACCCAGTTTGTCATTAACAATCCAGGGCAGCTAGCCCTCTTTCGTCCCTACCTAAAGAAAGGGGGGACCGGCATTATCGACAAAAAAGCGCAGAAAGCGGAAGGGAAGCATGCCCTTCCCCGGCCCTCGCAGGGGGGTAAAAAAACAGAATCGGCCCACCCCACCCCCCTCCTTATCGCAGGCCCCTACCTGTATGCCTTTAATCGATGGGCCTATGGGTTTATTCGGGATCTGGGCTTTACCTTTACCATTCCTCCGCTAGAGATAAGCCGTCAAAACCTCGAGAAAACGGTCCCCCCCGAGAGCCGTAGCGGCATTCTCCTTACCCTCTTTGCGTACCCCGCCCTCTTTCGCATCAGGGCAGACCTCTCAGAGGTGTACTCCTTTTCCCGTTTCTCCGACAGCCAGGACGCCGCGTTCCGCCTTATTCCCGGGGAAGAGGGCAGTCTGGTTATTCCGGAACAGCCCTTTTCTATCGTGGATAAGCGGCCCTTCCTTGAACAGGCCGGTTTTCGGCGTTTTATCCTGGATTTCTCAGGCCCACCTCTGCGGAAAACCGATTACAAAGACGTGGTCACCGCCTATGAAAAGGGAGAACCCCTTATAAACACTACCCGTTTTAATTGGAAAAACGGGTTTTATCTTCTTGATCCGGAACCAACCAAACCGGAATCCTGACCGGCCATAAAAGTACGAAGAGGGGGATAAAGGGAGCGCCGGGAATTCCTTTGCGATGGGATTCCCGGGGGAGCGGAACCACACCCTGCGTTAAAAAGGGAGGTCCCGCTCTCTCACCTGAAAGGGAGCCTTCGTATGAAGCGGTTCCTCCCCCTCATCCATTATCAGAAGACTAGGGCCTTTTCTTTTTTACCCTGGAGCCGTATCCCCGTAGATTGATCGTTTTCTTCTTCCAGAGTGTTCTCCCCTTCGTAACTTTCATCAGCGGCGTCTGTTGCTTCTTCCTCTCCTTTACCGGTATTCCGGCCAAACTCGGGCTTAAATTCCACGTGTTCCGCCACAATACTCACCCGAGAGTAGGGTTTGCCATCCGATCCAAGCCATCGCTCCTGTTTAAGCCTCCCCACAACCCGGACACCCCGTCCCTTATGTCCCAGGTTATAACAGGTTTCGGCTAATTTAGCCCAGGCTTCCACATTGAAAAAGCTCACTTCCTTTTCGAATCCCGATTCCTGCTTATAGTAACGGTTTGACGCAAGGCTAAAGGTGCACACCGGGGTTCCCTTGGGAGTAGTCTTGAGCAGGGGATCCCTCACCAGGTTTCCTTCAATCAAAATAGAGTTCAAAGGATTCATAGCAACCTCCACACAAAAATATTCCCCGGGGTGTTTTCATAGATAAATTAGAAGAGAAAAGAGAAGTTCGCTTGAAAAAATAAGCTCTTTTTTAAATTTTACCAAAGGATTCTTCGAGAAGAAGTTTGGCCATATACAACTGGATATATATCTTCAGGGCATCTCGATTGGGGATTTTCTGGAGAGCAGGACTATCGACCAGGGTTTCCGCCAGTGTATTAAGGCGCTCCTGCGTAAAGGGGGCATGACGAAGGGAGCGAATGGTTTTCCGCAGGTAATCCCGGGTAAGGGCCCGGACATCTTCGGTAAGATTTTCCTTTGCCTGGGGATTAATAAGGCGGTTCCACTTTTCCAGGAGGCTATCCATATACGAGTCCAGCGTATAACCGGGGGGAATCAGCCGGGTCTTCGTGGTCTCTGCCACACTCCTCAGCTCTCGACTGCGATCATGCTTTTTGGCGGTCCTTTCCTGAGGGGCCCCATCTTTCTCCATTTCCGTATCGGCAGAGGAGGGGGCCGATTGTCGGTTCTTTGCCTTGCTTTTTTTTCGCTTAAAGAAGGATATGAGGGCCACCAGCATAGGAATACTATACCAGAAGGGGAGCAACATCCGGACATCCGCCAAGAGATCCTTTTGTCGAAGTAACAAGAGTTCACTTAGGGGAACCAGGGCACCCTTATAAAACAGGCGGGTTTGTTCTGGCAGGCCCTTTTCGGATCGTTCCAGTTCCTCATGAACCAGATACAGTTGGGGGTCCTTCAGCACCGAAACCAGGGTGGGGTACAATCGCTGGGTAATATCCCACAGTTCTGCCTCATAGGCCTCTGGATCGTGCATGGCCGGCTCTTCCTGGTACTCCTTCAGCAGCTTAAACCAGCGTTGGGAAAGGGTGTTCCGGATACGGGGACGGGCTTCGCCCAGAAGTTTAAAACAGAGGGGGAGAAGCTTACTCTTTTTAACAAACCATTTTTCTCCCGAAGCCCCATGCACAATAAGCAATTCCGGAAGACTATCCTTTTCCGCATGGGTGGTTTTCCGCTTAAGGTATTCTTCTAGGGCCTCCTGGGAGTACTGACCTAAGAGGGGTACCCCTTTCGAATCCGTAAAACGGATAATATCATCCAGGGTATAGCAATAGGGAGGTTTATCAAGTTGATTTTCCAGGTTTCGGAAGGCGTTTTCCGCCTCCTTTTGTCGGGTAACCTTTCCTTTGTAATAATTATTATACACATCGATGATATAGGCCGCTTCCAGGGCTGCGATATCTTCGGGAAGAAAATCGTTTTTCTTTTTAATATCATTCTTTACCTGGCTCGTAAGGTACGCCCAGAAGGGAAAGGAAAAATCACCGGCCCGTTCCATTTCCCGTAGGGCATCAAGGGGACGAATCAACAGCTGGTTAAGGGCGTCTTTCAAAAGACTTTCCTTGCCCATAAAAGCGGGGGCAAGCTTATGTTGAATATATTCCTTGTTGTTGTGGTTCCGTAGATAGTGTCGCAATTTTAACAGCGCAATTTCCAACAGTCGCCGGGCAAAAAAGGCCCCCGGGATGAGGGCGGTGGCAAAACTTTCGGGGAACACCAGTTTATACACAGGAAGGGGCCCCACAGGGGGATTGGCCACCAGAAGGGGCAAATCTATCTCCAGGTTCACCGTTTTAAGCATATCCGGCGGGAGTTTTATCTGGAGGCTCCCCTCATCTGGCAGGGGCAACTCAGAGGTATCCTCTATTCGTTTGTAGGCCTGCTGTAACACATCAAGATAGAACTGGGGGATCGTAATGAGGGTGCCCTTCTCGTCGGTGTGGAGCTTTATTTTTCCTTCCTCTGCCAGTTTAGGCAGTTCTGCCCAGATTTTCCGGCCCGTATCCACCGCCCAAAAGGCCAGGTCCTCCCGTTCCTGGGCATAATGTTTTGCGTACTTTTCCAGAAAGGAAATAAATGTGGCGACCCCAATGGTGGGAGTTTTGTATTTTGTGGCATACAATCTGAGAATGGTGTAAAGGTCTGCTCCCTGGTCCATCACCATATCATAACCGGATTCGGGCAAAAATACAATAATTACGATGTTCTTTCTGGAAAAGCACCGATATTTTCGGTAGTATACACCACGAAGGGACCAGATTCTGGAATGTTCGTATGTTCTGAAAGATGGCGGTATGAAGGAGCTGTCCCCTTCACCAGAAGATGATGCTTTCTGGCATCACGAGCCTTGCCCCTATACCCAGCGGTGCTGGCGTACGCGAGGCCCGGGTGTACGGTACTTTTAAGAGGAGACCCTATGTGTGGCATTGTAGGATACTGCGGACCCAAAAACTGCACGCCCATCCTGCTTGATGGACTAAAACGATTGGAATACCGGGGGTATGATTCGGCCGGTATTGGGGTGGAAAGCGAAAAGGGCCCCCTCGTGGTCATAAAACGGGTAGGGAAAATCGCCCAACTGCGGGCGGCCGTTCCCCCTACCCTCCAGGGACACTGTGGAATTGGACATACCCGCTGGGCCACCCATGGGGGAGTTACCGATACCAACGCCCACCCCCATCAGGACATGTCAGGGAAAATTGCGGTGGTCCATAATGGCATCATCGAAAACTATGGCCCCCTCAAGAAAAAACTAGAACAGGAGGGGGTACGCTTTGCCAGCGAAACCGATAGTGAGGTCCTCGCCCACCTTATTGCCCATTACTATCGAGGAAAACTGGAAGATGCGGTAGGAAACGCCCTTCGACAGGTGAAGGGAACCTATGGAATCGCGGTAATCCATCTGGATGAACCGGGAAAAATTGTGGGGGCCCGCTGTGGGTCTCCCCTCGTGGTAGGCGTAGGGGATGGAGAAATGTTTTTGGCCTCCGATGTGGCGGCTATCGTCAGTCATACCAAACAGGTGATTTATCTTTCCGACGGGGAACTGGTTAGCCTTTCGGCCTCCGATTATTCGATAACCGACATCGATCACAATCCCATTGAAAAATCGGTAGACGAAATTCAGTGGGATATCGAAGAAATAGAGAAAGAAGGCTTTTTCTGTTACATGGAAAAGGAAATTTTTGAACAACCCGATTCGATTGCCCGCACCCTAAGCGGCCGGCTCGACATAGAATACGCCACGGGTAAACTCGGTGGTCTTAACATGACCAGCCGGGAACTGCTCGCGGTGCGCCGGGTAAAGATAATCGCCGCGGGAACCAGCTGGCATGCCGGCCTGGTGGGGGCCTATCTTCTGGAAAGTCTTGCTCGCATTCCTGCCAGTGCGGAACTTTCCAGTGAAATTCGATACCGCAATCCAGTGGTAGAACCGGATACCCTCTATTTTGCGGTAACCCAGTCGGGAGAAACCGCCGACACCCTCTATGCCATGCGGGAATTAAAACGAAAGGGGGCTCGAGTTCTCGGAATCTGCAACGTGGTAGGTTCCACCATTGCCCGGGAATCGGACGGAGGGGTGTATACCCACGCGGGACCGGAAATCGCCGTGGCCAGTACCAAGGCCTTTACCAGTCAGCTGGCGGTATTTTATGTCTTTGCCTTGCTCATGGCCCGAATGAGGGATCTTTCCTTTATTCAGGGGCAGCGTTTTGTAGAAGAACTACAGGGCATATCTGCAAAAGTACGGGAGACCCTTGCCCAACGGGACAGGATACAGAATCTGGCCAAGAAGTATTACCGGGCCCGGGATTTTCTCTTTTTAGGGCGGGGCATCGAATACCCCGTGGCACTGGAGGGAGCGCTGAAACTTAAGGAAATTTCCTATATTCATGCAGAGGGCTATGCGGCAGGGGAAATAAAGCATGGCCCCATCGCCCTGGTAAACGAAGAAACACCGACCCTCATTATCGTTCCGCGGGATTCCCTGAGGGAAAAGACCCTTTCCAACATGAAAGAGGTTAAAGCCCGGGGAGGCCCCATCATCGCCGTATGCACCGGCGAAGACGAGGAAGTAAAGGCTATTGCCGACGATTACATTCCCATCCCTGCGGTGGATGAGCTTTTCTACCCCTTCTTGACGGTGGTTCCCCTCCAGCTCTTCTCTTATTTTTGTGCCCTTGAGCTTGGCCGAGACGTGGATCAGCCCCGGAATCTTGCAAAAAGCGTGACGGTGGAATAAAACGGTGAAATAAACATGAGGGGCCCGAGGGGGCCCCTGAAAGGGGCACCAACGGCGCTTGCCAGGGGGACTATTTCTCGTCCCCCTCCCGCAGACCGTACTGTTCGGTGGGGTGACTCTCCGCTTCCCCTTCGGGCTCCACATGCACCATGATATCGTAGACCCCATCAACCCGTTCTTTTATCGCCTGCTCCACCAAGCTGGCTAAGTGGTGGGCCTCCCGAACAGAAAGTTCTGGATTAACCTCAATATCCAGATCGATATCCCAGAGCCCCGCAATACGGCGCATCCGCGCCCGATGGGGATTCACCGTTCCCGGCACGGATCGGACCGCTTCAAAAAGGGCCTGGTACAGTTCGGGATCACTGTTTCCATCCATGAGTTCCGTATTCACTTCCCAGAAGATACTGATAGCCGCCCGAATAACCCATAGGCCTACCCCAATTGCCACCAGAGGATCGAGGATGGGAAGATGGAACAAAATAGAAAGAGCCAGACCTATAAGGACGCCACTGGAGATCACCACATCGCCGAGCATGTTCTTGCCATTAGCCTTAAGCATGGCCGAGTTAGCCCGTTTGCCCAGGTACATCTGGGACCAGGCAAGGAAGAGCTTTCCCAGGATGGAACAGAGGGTAACCACCAGCACGAGGGGTGGAGGGACCCTGGTATCCCCTAATGAAAACAGTCGTTCCCCCGCCCGGAGCATAAGCTGGGCCCCCGCAAAAAAAAGAATGAACGAAAGGATCGTCGTGGCGATGGTTTCGGCCCGGCCGTGCCCCCAGGGGTGCTTGCGATCCGCAGGGCGGGCAATGATCCCCGCCACTAAAAGCGACATGAGGGCGATGATCACATCGGTAGAAGAATCGATGCCATCCCCCAACACCGCCAAGCTTGACGCCAGAAGACCGGTACCAATTTTAAGAGAAGCGAGGAAGAGGTTGCCCCACAGGGCTATGTGGGAAGCCAATCGAACAAGCGCAACTTTTTCGTTTGTTTCGC from the Treponema sp. J25 genome contains:
- the glmS gene encoding glutamine--fructose-6-phosphate transaminase (isomerizing) codes for the protein MCGIVGYCGPKNCTPILLDGLKRLEYRGYDSAGIGVESEKGPLVVIKRVGKIAQLRAAVPPTLQGHCGIGHTRWATHGGVTDTNAHPHQDMSGKIAVVHNGIIENYGPLKKKLEQEGVRFASETDSEVLAHLIAHYYRGKLEDAVGNALRQVKGTYGIAVIHLDEPGKIVGARCGSPLVVGVGDGEMFLASDVAAIVSHTKQVIYLSDGELVSLSASDYSITDIDHNPIEKSVDEIQWDIEEIEKEGFFCYMEKEIFEQPDSIARTLSGRLDIEYATGKLGGLNMTSRELLAVRRVKIIAAGTSWHAGLVGAYLLESLARIPASAELSSEIRYRNPVVEPDTLYFAVTQSGETADTLYAMRELKRKGARVLGICNVVGSTIARESDGGVYTHAGPEIAVASTKAFTSQLAVFYVFALLMARMRDLSFIQGQRFVEELQGISAKVRETLAQRDRIQNLAKKYYRARDFLFLGRGIEYPVALEGALKLKEISYIHAEGYAAGEIKHGPIALVNEETPTLIIVPRDSLREKTLSNMKEVKARGGPIIAVCTGEDEEVKAIADDYIPIPAVDELFYPFLTVVPLQLFSYFCALELGRDVDQPRNLAKSVTVE
- a CDS encoding cation diffusion facilitator family transporter, which gives rise to MSPQNLSETNEKVALVRLASHIALWGNLFLASLKIGTGLLASSLAVLGDGIDSSTDVIIALMSLLVAGIIARPADRKHPWGHGRAETIATTILSFILFFAGAQLMLRAGERLFSLGDTRVPPPLVLVVTLCSILGKLFLAWSQMYLGKRANSAMLKANGKNMLGDVVISSGVLIGLALSILFHLPILDPLVAIGVGLWVIRAAISIFWEVNTELMDGNSDPELYQALFEAVRSVPGTVNPHRARMRRIAGLWDIDLDIEVNPELSVREAHHLASLVEQAIKERVDGVYDIMVHVEPEGEAESHPTEQYGLREGDEK